One segment of Arenicella xantha DNA contains the following:
- a CDS encoding helix-turn-helix domain-containing protein, whose translation MTQSNIPIFSNLYEELEPTQLPDSLHCERLEQRSGFHDWKIKPHRHDQLVQLFVVLEGGGEAIIDGEAIKFVAPFVAYVPSLTVHSFHYIEDSSGFVLSVFKDEVHSSLQSVPNLVSLFNQSFSISENDNTRQIAKILDLMTRFHDEYRSNRACRLLALRSLLALILVNLSRCVPQLNEQPSETDFDNQQKVATLMEVIEANYTEHHSTEFYANAMNITLTKLRRMTQSILGISAHQLINNKIILEAKRNILYTSMTASQIADMLGFKDPAYFSRFFKKHTGESPSEYRKRASISENL comes from the coding sequence ATGACACAAAGTAACATCCCCATCTTTTCCAACCTTTACGAGGAACTAGAGCCAACGCAATTGCCTGACTCGTTGCATTGTGAGCGCCTCGAGCAGCGCAGCGGGTTCCACGACTGGAAGATAAAGCCCCATCGGCATGACCAACTAGTGCAGCTATTCGTGGTGCTTGAGGGCGGCGGTGAGGCAATAATTGACGGTGAAGCAATAAAGTTCGTGGCACCGTTTGTCGCCTATGTGCCAAGCCTTACGGTTCACAGCTTTCACTATATCGAAGACAGTTCAGGCTTCGTGCTCAGCGTGTTCAAAGACGAAGTGCACAGTTCATTGCAAAGCGTTCCGAACCTTGTTTCGCTATTTAATCAATCGTTTAGCATTTCAGAAAACGACAACACGCGGCAGATCGCGAAAATATTAGATCTGATGACACGTTTCCATGATGAGTATCGCAGCAATAGGGCCTGCCGATTACTCGCGCTGCGCTCCTTGCTGGCATTGATTTTAGTAAATCTAAGCCGATGCGTGCCACAATTGAATGAGCAACCTTCTGAAACAGATTTTGACAACCAACAAAAAGTCGCCACGTTAATGGAGGTGATCGAAGCGAACTACACTGAACACCACAGCACTGAGTTCTACGCCAACGCAATGAACATCACACTGACAAAATTGCGCCGGATGACGCAGTCAATTCTAGGCATTTCAGCGCACCAGCTCATCAACAATAAAATCATTCTCGAAGCCAAACGTAATATTCTCTATACCTCGATGACCGCAAGTCAAATCGCCGACATGCTCGGCTTTAAAGATCCGGCATACTTTTCTAGATTTTTCAAAAAGCACACCGGTGAGTCACCGAGCGAATACCGTAAACGTGCCTCGATTAGTGAAAATCTCTAA
- the pobA gene encoding 4-hydroxybenzoate 3-monooxygenase, with translation MRTQVGIIGGGPSGLLLSQLLHLQGIESVVLERKTQEYVLSRIRAGVLEAGTCDLLRKAKVGQNLDMVGDVHSGIDIVFNGEACNINFTRLTGGDTVTVYGQTEVTRDLYKAREAMNGVIEYSVDDVAIHDLHTTSPHISYKVDGQDKQLECDFVVGCDGYHGVSRQTIPHHQREEYESVYPFGWLGILSETPPVSDELIYAYHERGFALCSMRSPTLSRYYVQVDAGDKVEDWSDERFWDELKRRIPKQAADRLVTGPSIEKSIAPLRSFVCEPMRWQNLFLVGDAAHIVPPTGAKGLNLAASDVHYLYEAMLAYYQKGDKQGLENYSDQALSRVWKSERFAWSLTKLLHYFPEDGVFTNKMRQAEFDYLKSSQAAQSSFAESYVGLPY, from the coding sequence ATGCGGACTCAAGTTGGAATTATTGGCGGTGGACCATCCGGCCTATTATTGTCGCAGCTGCTACATTTGCAAGGTATTGAGTCGGTGGTGCTTGAGCGTAAAACCCAGGAATATGTATTGTCGCGAATTCGCGCTGGTGTACTCGAAGCAGGCACCTGTGATTTATTGCGCAAAGCGAAGGTCGGTCAAAATTTGGACATGGTTGGTGACGTTCACAGTGGTATCGACATTGTGTTTAATGGTGAGGCCTGCAATATAAATTTCACTCGCTTAACCGGCGGTGATACCGTGACGGTATACGGACAGACTGAAGTTACGCGTGATTTGTACAAGGCACGCGAAGCGATGAACGGCGTCATCGAATATTCAGTCGATGACGTTGCCATTCATGATTTGCATACCACGTCACCGCACATTAGTTATAAGGTCGATGGTCAGGATAAGCAGTTGGAGTGCGATTTTGTGGTTGGTTGTGATGGCTACCATGGGGTCAGTCGTCAAACCATTCCACACCATCAGCGCGAGGAATATGAATCAGTCTATCCGTTTGGCTGGCTGGGAATTCTGTCTGAAACACCACCGGTATCTGACGAATTAATCTACGCGTATCACGAGCGCGGATTTGCCTTGTGTTCAATGCGCTCGCCTACGTTGAGTCGTTATTATGTGCAAGTCGACGCGGGCGACAAAGTCGAAGATTGGTCAGACGAGCGCTTTTGGGATGAACTAAAGCGCCGAATTCCTAAGCAGGCAGCGGATCGTTTAGTGACTGGCCCGTCGATCGAAAAGTCAATTGCGCCGTTGCGCAGCTTTGTGTGCGAGCCGATGCGTTGGCAGAATTTGTTCTTAGTTGGCGACGCCGCGCATATTGTGCCGCCGACCGGGGCTAAGGGCTTAAATCTGGCGGCTTCAGATGTGCATTATTTGTATGAGGCCATGCTGGCTTATTACCAAAAGGGCGACAAACAAGGTCTTGAGAATTACTCAGATCAAGCTCTGTCGCGAGTTTGGAAATCAGAACGCTTTGCTTGGAGTTTGACCAAGTTACTGCACTATTTTCCTGAAGACGGTGTATTCACTAACAAGATGCGTCAAGCCGAATTCGACTACCTGAAATCTTCCCAAGCGGCTCAGAGTTCATTTGCTGAGAGCTATGTGGGATTGCCCTATTAA
- the ligA gene encoding protocatechuate 4,5-dioxygenase subunit alpha, whose protein sequence is MATNKVYKHIPGTIIFDAEMASKGYHLNQFCMSLMTAPNRARFKADQSAYLDEWPMSTEQKQAVLDRDYNHMMSLGGNIYFLAKIFSSDELSFQHAAATMTGMDIEDYKNMMINGGRSPAGNVLTAEEIQQWQK, encoded by the coding sequence ATGGCAACTAACAAAGTGTATAAACACATTCCTGGCACCATAATTTTTGATGCCGAGATGGCATCCAAAGGTTATCACCTAAACCAGTTTTGCATGTCGCTTATGACCGCGCCTAATCGCGCGCGTTTTAAGGCAGATCAGTCGGCGTATCTCGACGAATGGCCGATGAGCACCGAGCAAAAACAGGCTGTGTTAGATCGCGACTACAACCACATGATGAGCCTCGGCGGCAATATCTACTTTTTGGCCAAAATATTCTCTAGCGACGAATTAAGTTTTCAGCATGCGGCGGCCACCATGACCGGCATGGATATTGAGGATTACAAGAACATGATGATCAACGGCGGGCGTTCTCCAGCAGGTAATGTGCTCACCGCAGAGGAGATACAGCAATGGCAAAAATAA